A portion of the Kribbella jejuensis genome contains these proteins:
- a CDS encoding GNAT family N-acetyltransferase, with the protein MPRQLITALDVTDHELATRLLEIQHAAYAVEAELIGFDGIPPLQEDLHELMASTEHWLGRYDGSHLVGAVAYELPDERTVEISRLIVDPKHARRGHGRALLDHLDELEPRPVSEVSTGAANTPAVNLYLSRGYTKTADVEVAPGIYITRFRRGS; encoded by the coding sequence GTGCCTCGTCAACTCATCACCGCGCTCGACGTCACCGATCACGAACTCGCGACCCGGCTGCTCGAGATCCAGCACGCCGCGTACGCCGTGGAGGCCGAACTGATCGGGTTCGACGGAATCCCACCGCTGCAGGAGGATCTACACGAGTTGATGGCCTCGACCGAGCACTGGCTCGGCCGGTACGACGGGTCGCACCTCGTCGGCGCGGTCGCGTACGAACTGCCCGACGAGCGCACCGTCGAGATCTCCCGGCTGATCGTGGACCCGAAGCACGCCCGGCGCGGTCACGGCCGGGCGCTGCTCGACCACCTGGACGAGCTCGAGCCGCGCCCGGTCAGCGAGGTCTCCACCGGAGCCGCCAACACCCCGGCCGTCAACCTCTACCTGTCCCGCGGCTACACGAAGACCGCGGACGTCGAAGTTGCCCCGGGCATCTACATCACGCGGTTCCGCCGCGGGTCCTGA